CGGCCCTGGCCTCAGTAATACATTTCAACTGTTTACAAGGATCAGCCCTCACCCAGTGCCTACCTGGCTAAAACCAGTGAAGAGCCACATGAGCCCAGAGTGAAGCAAGAATCAGATGAAGAAAAGTTAAGGCACTGCAGATGGTgacatcctgggcaacagattcAACTGAGAACCAAACAGATTTAATCATTTATTGCAGAAGAAGCAGAGGACTGGACACAATCCCAATCAGAAGATGAAGAGAGTCCCTTGGTAGTGAAGGCCCAAGAAAGGCATGGGGGCAGAGGGGCTTGTAGCTGGCCTTGGGGAAACATCCTGGGTAAGTGTTGTCTTTGCATTTCAGGCAATGACCCAACGAAACGGGACCAAGAAGGAGGCCACTGAGAGAGCTCCTGACTGGACTCCTTGCATCGAAGCATCACACCTTGAGGACAACAGGGAGAGGAAATGGGGTTGGGACTGTAGTGACAGACAAAGCATTTCTTGACTTGGAAAGGGAgcccagggaaggagagggaggagacgGGTGAGTTGGGAAGCCTTCTGCTCACAGAGCCAACCACTTGTCCATCATCTGGAGGCCTTTTTGGTGGCACAGCTGCTCCCCGAGGTTTTGGCAAGGGGATCCTTGAGCTCACTGCCACAGCTGCCTTTGGTCTTGACGTCTGCAGCTGCAGTTTTGTAGCTATAACTGCTTGAGGCGCCAAAGCCCATGCTGAAGccagcccctcctgccccagcatTGGTGCTGCTGATGACGGCTGGAATGGATGAGAGAAGACCTCAGCCCCCGTCAGCTCTAGCCCCACGTCAGAGCCCCTTCTTGGGCATCTCGGGCCACCTCCTTTACTCTCGCCCGCAGTGGCTTCCTGCTGAGATGGATTCTCTCTGTTGTGTGTTTCAGTCTACTAAGAGATTTTTATCAGCACTGATCATACAGCTTCAGTTTTCATGCACTTAGCCTCACACATTTTACCTTTTCCTATTAGTGTGTGAATTTCCCCCATGGGCAAGACCAAATGAAGAGAGGCACTTCCCAGGGCCCATCTGGTGCTGCTGGTCTGCTGATGAGGAAAGGGGCCACTGAGGGCCCTGTCTCTCAGCACCACAGCATCTCCACACAGGCTCTCCAGCTTTTACAGCTGAGGACATgctctcattcactcattcaactattccatctcattcattcattccatcacTCAACCCTTCAGGCCCCTCAATTCCCCTTAACTGCAATCTGAGGCCTTTGCTTTGGTCAACAGAAAAATAATGTCACAATTAAGCATCAATCGTTGGATGATACACTCATGAGTATCATTTGATCTTTCTATAGGTTGTACTTTTGTCTCTCATGATAGTCTTCTCCATCCACTGCTTCCCCTTAGTTACTACAGCCagctccttcctttttcccttaagTCTCCCCTGAGCCCCCTCTGTCATTCTGATTTCTCTTTTGTGTCATGAATTAAAGGGACTCGGACTTCTGGTAAGGTGACCAAGGGCAGAACTGAGATCTGCAGATACTTACAGATGCTCACAGAATTTGGATATTCGCCAGACATcctgaagaaggagaagaaaaacaggtAAATCCCCCATAAATAATCACCCCAACCACCTGGAAGTCACCTCTGTGAATAAGCCTCTCCACGCAGAATGTGCCTTCCCAAACCCATCCTAGCCTCCTTTCTTCCCACACATCCCAGTGCGACCCCcaccaagaaatagaaaactgagaTGAAAATCTGCTGCAAGGAGTCAGCCCTCCATCAAGACCCTTTAGAACTGCTTGCTGTGTGGGATCATTAGGCCTCCACTTCCCTCTAGTCATGCCACTGTTCTTAGACGATTAAGAAGAATGAGCTTACCTCCCCATTGGAGCCCCAGGCTTTGCTGGAGCGACCTTGAACTTGGACAGCCCTTAGAGGCCATCTTgctcctccccccacccacaaaaATGCACCATGAACGGTCGGGGATGCTGTTTCTCAAACATTGCCGGCATTAATACCTCCTCTCCCACAGCCTTTGGGATTTTTTACAACTTGGTCTTTCTTGCTGTCTAACTTTGGCCTTCCTAATCATGTGACAAGCCCATTTGCTGTATGGTTTTACTTCAGTAGGACCTAAACAGGACCAAACTGTTTGCCTTGGAGCTTCCTACCAAAGCAGAGAGAAAACTGGTCCCGACACAAGGGTATCCGGCCCCTCACCTGCACTCCTCGCTCTCCAGCAGCTTGCGGTAGGTGGCGATCTCCATATCCAGGGCCAGCTTCAGGCTCACGAGCTCCTGGTACTCACGCAGCATCCGTGCCAGCTCCTCCTTGGCCTGGTGCAGGGCGCCCTCCAGCTCATCCAGCTTGGCCCGGGCATCTTTCAGGGCGCAGTCCCCCCGCTGTTCAGCGTCGGCGATGGCCGTCTCCAGATCGGCACACTGAGGGGCAAACAGATCCAGCACTTAAGAGTCAGAGCCCAGTTCTGAGATCTTGCTTGGACAACCTCCCCTTGTTTTGTCCTGACTGATGGCAACTGCTTGGAGATCCTCCTGGTTTATCCAACTTTGGCCATCCCTAGAGGTGAGTCTGTCCTTCCCCTAACTCCAGGCATGGTTCACCCTGGCTCATGCCTCTGCATCTGAAAGTAGAAAACCTTcacctgggagggaggaggggaaggcacGGAGAAAGAGGGCGGCCTGGGCACATggcccctgccctctccctcctGGCCTGAAATATCAGCTGTAAGATTCTTATGTCAACTCTGAAAAAAAGTCTCTGAGCAGCTAGATTTCATTCAGCTCTGCAGTGTACAGGTTGTTTTAGGAGATCCCATAAATCATGGGGAAAACATGAGGGCTAATAAAGTTCCTATTAATAAATTGTCCTATAAACTTGCCACACTTAGAGTTTGGTCCCCAAATCCCAAAGAGAACTATGCTAAATGGCAACAGGCTTAGAAGATACCTTTACTTAACtgggaacggaaaaccaaacaccgcatgttctcacttataagtgggagctgaacaatgagaacacatggacacagggaggggaacaatgcacactggagcctgttggcAGGTGGAGGGAGATAGAActttaggaaaaatagctaaaaaaaatagctaatgcatgctgtgCTCAAGATGCATGGTTgataggtgatgggttgataggtgcagcaaaccaccatggcacacgtttacctatgtaacaaacctgcacatcccgtacatgtaccctagaacttaaaaccaaaactaaaattaaaaataaataaataaataaaatagactgggcacagtggctcatgcctgtaatcccagcactttgggaggccaaggcaggtggatcacctgaggtcaggagttcaagaccagctggccaacatgatgaaacctcgtctctactaaaaacacaaaaattagccgggagtgatggcacgcagctgcctgtggtcccagctactcgagaggctgaggcaggagagtcacttgaacccaggagacagaggttgcagtgagcccagattgtgccacagaactccagcctgggtgacagagggagaatccatctcaaatatatatatatatattaattaattaattaattaaagaagaTAGCTTTGCATAACTGCAGCTGGGGCTGTGTGCTTGCACTTATGTGAAAGCCCCCAGGGGGCTTCCTGAGCCCTTCAGTCTGGTATATGTTCCCTCAGCTAAGGTTTTGGTGGGAGCTGAGGTTTTCTTTCTGGGGTATGCCCATCTGTGGAGCCACATTTGCTTCACACCAAGGAAAGCAGCTGATCCAAGGCCAAATGGGCTCTAGAATATTGTCCAGCTGCCACCATCCTCCTCTGCTGGGCAGGCCCACAGCAGTGCCAATGCCCTCGTATTTTGGATGAGTGGCTCACAGCCTCAAGGAGATGCCTAGGACCCAGCCTTCTAACCACAGAAAACCCTGCCCCACCCTTGGGACTGTAGAAGTTTTAATCATTCATGGAGTGGCCACACACACTGTCACCTGAACTCATCAAACtgtcttctgttcttttttactGACCAAGATCCCACACAGTGAACCTGGGGCAGAGGGACACCAAAAGCTTGGGTCTTGTGAACATGGCCCGAGTTGAGAGGACTTGAAATTTTAGCATCCTTTGAAACAAATGTCACATGAATGCTGAGGACACCAAATGCCAAGGAACTCTGCATGTGACATGGTGGCCTTCTTTGATGGAGGAGGCCAGAAGGGCAGGAAGCACCTTAGCTGAGGGCCCTCAAAAGGAGCCGCAATGGGGACTCAGCATTGCGAGGGATCCCCATTTGTTCCCCGCAGAGGGTATCTTCCCTGACCACCAAAGCAAGTCAGTTTCTGGTAATAACTTCGTCCAACCATAAACACATAGCATTTCATTAGTTAAACACTGTAGTAGAATACTGAGGGTAGCTTCAAACATCTGCGTTTTTTCTGCACTTATATAGCTCTTgattaaacaaaaacaacttaAGTTATTTAATGCTGGTCTTTCTTCTTCCCACTACCATGAGCACAGAGGAgtagtgcgtgtgtgtgtgtctgtgtgtgtgtgtgtacatgtgtaagcATGCACCATGCGTGGTGAGAGATGGGGTGCAGGGGAGGGTAAGGAGATGGGACAACTTGACTTGCCTGGGAGCTGAGAGCCTTAAACCCTTGCACTGCTTTCACAAACTTGAGGACTCATGGGTTTGCTTGCTTTAGAGCCACAGATGTGGTTGCACGGGTACTACCTCCCAAAGAGGGGGACCTCGGTGCAGTGTCCTCCCCACAGCACAGCACTAGTGCAGGAAGGCCCCACGCTAGTGCAGGGCCCTGAGCCCGATCTGGGTTGTGGGGGCTGTGCCTCCTCCATTTTGTTCTAAAATCTCCTGCTGgattctctctcctcccacaaGGTATCATCATGGGAAACCTTCAAATGGCTCCCTTTTACCTCCTGCGTTAGGTCTAAACCCCAAGGCTTACCTATTCCTACCCAGTGGTGTACCCTGCTCCCTGCCACCCCTGCTGAGCAGCGAGCTGCCTGCCCCAGATAGGCAAGCCCACCTGCACACGTGCTGTGCACATCACTACCTAGGCCCATTGCTCCTGCGGGCTCCTTCACCTGCTCCTTCCCCTCTCCTGGTGTAATCCTACCTCCTGCAAAGCTTCCCTGGGGTCCTCATTCACCTCTCACCCCTCTGGGCTCCTGTAACACTTACCTACAGTGTGTAGGCTGCTTTATCCCTCCATATCTGTTCAGATCATCCTCTCCTGGTAAATTAGAGGAGGCCCTAAGGAGGGCACTGTGTTTTACCCTTTCTTCATATTCTGTCTGGCCCAGATTGTGACTCAATAAATACTGTTAGTGGATTAATTTCATAGAACCCACCTGCTTCTTCACATTCCCTATCTCTGAGCGGATCCTCTGGATCAGGCGGTTGAGCTCAGAGATTTCAGCCTTGGTGAGCTTGAGGTCATCCCCATGCTGGCCTGCTGTGACCTGCAGCTCCTGGATCTGAGGTTGGGTGACAAGAGAAGAGGAACACAAGGATCCTACTGAACTAGGGCAGGTCCCTTTTCTTCTGGACAGAAAGGATCCTGCCCTAGTTCAACAAGATCCTCAGGTTCTCAAACATGAGAGCCTTGGCAGAGTGTGAATTTCCTATCCTCATTTTGCCAAAGTGGAAACATGAAGATAAGACAATATATGTGAATTACCCATAGAAACTGTGTCAGAATCCTATCAGGGTTGTAGCTGGTGTGGCCTCAGCCAAGGGCCGTGATAGGAGAAGGGCTAAGCCCCATATATGTCCGCAAAACAAGCCAAGACTGTAGTTAATCTCCCTTACCCCTGGGGTGGCATTTCCGCAAGGCCCAACTTCAAGACAAAGGAGGTCTTGACTGAgcccaaatacacacacacacacaaacacacgcacacacacgtacacatgcacacatactgaGAGGGTGCTAGCTGTGGCCAGTGGGACTCAGCACACCTGGCACCAGCTCACCTTGGTCTGGTACAGGGTCTCAGCCTCGGCCTTGCTCTTTAGGGCAATCTCCTCGTACTGGGCACGGACCTCGGCAATGATGCTGTCCAGGTCCAGATCCCGGTTGTTGTCCATTGACAGGACGATGGACGTGTCGCTGATGTGGGACTGGATCTGAGTGATCTCCTGGGGAcggttgggggaggggagctaGTTAAGGGGTACTCATGAGGAACCAGTTCTCTTGGTCCTCCCTGGGCAAATTCCTCACTGTCCCTCTGCCTTTCCTCAGCGTTTGAACTCTGCCTCAGCACCAGTGCCTGGCAGGCACGTGAAGAAGTGCCTTAGGCTTTCAGCCCCAAACGCTGAGACTCCTCTCTCCATTGCACACTCAGGAGCACTCCTGCACCCTTCTACATTCTCATCCTCAGAAACCAGCCACCGCCACCCTCCACCCATAGGACCAAGTCTGAACTCTTTACCTAGCATGTGAAGTCCCCTAGGGAGTCACTAGCACCAGTCCCTTCCCCAGGCCTCTGCGCCCTTCTTCATTCCTCATGCTTTAGCACAGGACAGGCTCCTGGACCTTCTATTTTTCTGCCCCCCTCAGCACCCACTGAAATcgtcctctttctcctctctctccaagAACCTTCACTGATGGCCCAGGCAGAACCCACCATTCCTTCCTCTGCTCTCTGAAAGCTCAGCTACGTGGTGTTTTCCTGCCAAGCTGTGAACTCCTGGAGGGCAAGAATCACTTCTTCTCTTTCACGGACTCCTCAAAACCTAGCTCATTGTTCAGCACCCAGTAGGGCCTTGGTGAATGTCAGGGGCACCAGGTTGAAAGCTTTCTCCCTCCCAATTCTTGGTCCACACCACCTTCCAGCCAGGGGCCAGAAACCTCTTGTTAAAGGAGCAGATCTCACAAGAGAGGTCAGCCAAGTCCTTACCCCTTCATAAAGGCACTTGAAGAATTTAATCTCATCTGTCAAGGAGTCCACCTTGGCCTGGAGCTCAACCTTATTCATGTAAGCAGCATCCACGTCCTGGGAGCACATGATAGTCAAGCCGCCCTGAGAGGGCCTCCCCtgcccatccctccctccctgccacagGAAGCCTtgctctttcctctcccttcACCCTGTGCTTCATGGGGGGCTCCCTGAGAGTCCCCTTCAGTCCCTGAGAGTAAACCAACTAACGTGCAGTGCAATGGCTACACCAGTAGTGCAGTAAAATGCCCAGATTTTAGACTGGCAAATTCTAGAAACAGCATGCATCCCAGGCAAGGGActtggagggaggggctgggaagTTAGAGTGCCAGTCACCCCTGCCCAAGGGACTGAGTGACCTACAGGGCCCCTTTCCTCACCCTACAAGCATCATTGTGCCAGGTGGTCAGGTCTAGGCTTCTTCCAGCCCACCTGGCACCCCTCTTACCTTCTTGAGCACCACAAACTCATTCTCAGCAGCTGTGCGTCTGTTAATCTCCACCTCATACCTGCATGGGGCAAGACAATGAGGTAATTCAGTTCTGCAAACACTCACTGAACAGTTAGTGACCACCTCTGTGCTGAGAGCTGCAGGGTGGGGGTCTTCAAACTGGGATTCCCATACCCCTGGGGCACACATAACCTTGCTTAAGAGGATGCAGGCAAGGACATAGTTAAAGGAATCAATTTCCAGCTCCTTTGTGCCTGTGCATTCTGTCTTAAAACTACCTGCCTCAGAGAGCACCTGTGGTTGAGATGTCATGCAGACTCTACTGTCCCTCTCCCTGTCACAATTAGCCCCTCCCACATTATAGCAGAGGTGAAAAGACACTCCCTTCTGGCACATGGCATCTTAATACTGTGCAATGGCTCAGGGTGCAAAAACCTCCTAGGCACCAAACAAAAGCACCATTCTCACTTTCAAACTGTATGTTATACCTATTTCTTATACATATTTCTGTTCCAGGTGAAGCAGAAACAGAAGCAAGGTCTAAGACACAGAAATGTGGTTAGGACTGGGATGTTCTTAATACAGACATATTGTTGATTGGGGAGGTAAGAGTACTAACCATTTTATTTAAAGAGCTTACCTCTTCCATCCCTTATTATTCTCAAAGAATGCATTACAGGACATTTGTGAGAGTATGGTAACGAAATAGAGCATTGGTAAGAAATAATTAATgctaaatggataagcaaaatgtggtgtatacatacaatgggatatcattcagacttagaaagaaaaaaaattctacaatatgctacgacatggatgaaccttgaggaccttttgctaagtgaaagaagccaatcacaaaaaagacaaatattccaAAAGACAAATGATCTCATTCATGTGAGATACTTAGAGTAGTCTaagtcagagacagaaagtagaatggtgggagCCAGGGGctaggaagaggggagggaagaaatgaGGAATTAGTGTTAAGTGGGTATACAGTTCCCATTTCACTAGATGGAAAGCGTGTTCTGGAGgtggacagtggtgatggttgcacaacattatgaatgtatttgaTACCACTGAACCGTCCActgaaaaatggttaagatggtaaattttgttatatgtattttaccatagtaaaactttgaaaaaaagaattaaggctAGATAGTAGCTTTTTTATTCATGTACTTAACATAAACAATCCTTTTCAGCTCTTCGCTCATTCCTAAGGCATGTCcctggaagccccctcctcaAAAAGCACTGTtgagtgtggcaattcctcaaggatctagaactagaaataccatttgacccagccatcccattaccgggtatatactcaaaggattataaatcatgctactataaagacacatgcacacatatgttttttgtggcactattcagaatagcaaagacttggaatcaacccaaatgtccatcagtgatagactggattaagaaaatgcggcacatctacaccatggaatactatgcagccataaaaaaggatgagttcatatcctttgtagggacatggatgaagctggaaaccatcattctgagcaactattgcaaggacagaaaaccaaacaccgcatgttctcactcacaggtaggaattgaacaatgagaacacttggacacaggaaggggaacaccacacaccgaggcctgttgtggggtggggggagggatagcattgggagaaacaCCCagtataaatgatgagttaatgggtgcagcaaaccaacacagcacatgtatacatatgtagcaaacctgcacgttgtgcaaatgtaccctagaacttaaagtataataatttaaaaaaaaagcactgttGAATGGCTGAGCAGTGCAGGGTAGTGAAGGGAGCTATTTCAAATGTGACTGGGATGTTTTCTGAGGCTGCAGATCTTTCTAGTTATGCtatataaaacacacagaaaGCAGTTTATATGATTTATCCCAGATTCTGTGTCTTATTCAAAAGATAACTGAAACCTTTTAATCAAATTATGTCATGAAACAGCTATTTCTATTACAGtcaatctttattttatattatcttacAAAAAGATTAATAATGTCTACCCCctcttaataaaaataagacatatgGTAGTTGCCGGACCAATTAATTTTTAGTAGTTTATATCTATTTcctaaaatacatagaaaacttTTGACCAAGTGGGCTATCAAAATCAATGACATTAGctgtaaataattttacattatttactTCTAGAGGCCAAACACCAGAGTTCAAtacacacattaaaaagaaaaataagttttatagcattattaacttaaaaataacttattatttaaaaatatattacaatgaataattaaaagttaaatcATTAAAAAGTACATATTGATTTCTCTTGTTTTATAACATAAATAGTTATATTAGTTATATTAAATCTAAATCATTTTAATCTTGAATGCTTTCAATAACCTATTATACAAGACATATTTCTTAGTTTATTCTGAGTGGATTTTATAACAGTCCCTAAAGTACAAATTCTTACTTTTACTTGAATTTAGAAATGAAGTCAGGATTTTTCTGATGAAAAGCAACTCATGTCTCTGATTTGAATATGAAAATTGGTTTTTCCAATGAAGCTAGAGGGCagatattttctatataaattgaATGAGGTAAATCTGCAGCTCCAGAGTTTCAAAAATGTGCCAGTGTGTGTATTCGTGTACAAAAACATGAGGCAgaatcacattattttttaaggatAAAGAATTGGCATAGGTGTATTGAGTACTAACAATGTTTTATGTTTCCAGTTCTTTCTGATCCATTGGATTAAACGTGGTGCTCCTAAAGGACAGAATAAGTTGTATAAGCATGGCCATTTGATCAGTCTTGGTAAAGCCTTATTGAAAAATTTTCCAGAAATTTGGAAGATAATGACTTTACTGACTAGGAAACAAGTTCTTTTTGCAAGTCAgatggtttttaatttttgctttcaaaaaaAGAAGGATTTGAATTGTCAGCTGACAGATGGTTAAACATGATCTTTAATGGTGAGTCATTATGTGATTTTGACATGTAATCATTCACCTAAGAAAATATGTGTTGAGTGTGGGGTACTTTGTaggcacaaaacaaaacaaatatcccTGCCCTTAAGAAGCAGAGAGAGACAAATAACAAACACAACAAATAAGTTGTGTCAATCATGCAGCATGTTAGAAACAGTAAGCactatggaagaaagaaaaagcagaaaaactggaaaggcATTCCGAGAACTAAATAACACTGGGCTTGCAAAACTCCTTCCATTAAAATCTACTTCTATAATTAAAGTTTCCCAGCACTCACCTAAGAATGGAAAACACACAGGACTAGAATCCTATCTCAGCTCAATAAGAATCAATATTCATACATGGATAACTAAGCCACTTAGAAAAAAATCTGCCCCATTCAACTCATTAGGaaaagtattttcaattttttttcattttttatgtttaatacttatttaacaaaattagCAATACATTTCGTTGTTTGGATAACTCAACCCAAAATAAgtcttttgacatttaaaaacttATGATCACAAAAggtaaactttctttttttctttctttttttttttttagacagaatcttgctctgtcacccagactggagtgcggtggcttgatctcagctcactgcaacctctgcctcccaggttcaagacattctaatgcctcagcctctgagtagctgggaacacagacgcacgccaccatgcccggctaattttttatattttttgtagagacagggtttcgccatgttggccagctggcctcgaactcttgagctcaaatgatccacgtgcctcagcctcccgaagtgctgggattacaggccacaaGAAGTAAACTTTCTAAGGTTTCGAGATACATGCATATTTTGTGATAGGGTGATCAATAAAAGACTTAGaggcataaaaatatattataacaaAATTATGTGGGGAAAGTGGGATGAAAATTGGAGTCCAAACAGGAAAAGGATCAAGGTAAAAGTTATGATTTTTAAAGCAGAGCCCATTCATTGGCTTTTTAGATGAAGGGTGATGGGCGCTAACCTGCTGCAGCACCTGGATGCAATTGGGTACATCTCAATGAGTGATGTGGctattacaattttaaatggGAACACACATAATACGTTTGAAATTACACCCTTTGAAACTACTTACACTTATGATTAAAAGGTTGTAGTTTCAATTTTTTAACTGTGAAATGTTTTAATTgtgaagagttttttaaaatcattttagagAGCCTATGAGAAAAGCTTCAGCGTATACAATGATGCTTAAGACATATACACTGTGCATCTTCTAGAAACTCACAGTTTAACAGGAAGGCAAATGCACTGAAAATTCTAATTCAACAATGACATATGATTAGCATTTCTTATGATATATCATAAGAGAGATGCAAAAACCTGGCATGAGGACCCACAGGTGGAAGAGATGGGTgataaaatcagttttaaaatactCCTAGTAAAtgcagctaatatttattgtacCCCTTACTACATGCTAAACACTGTGCTAAATTCTTAgcacaaattatttcatttaatccccacGACAGCCCTATGAAGTAGATTctattattattccaattttatagatgaggcaaaagacatgaaaatactTGGCCAAGGTCAAAATGCTAGTTACTAGTGAAGCTAGGATTCAAATCCAAGCCTTCTGACATAGGGAAAACAATGCCTTACATTTGTGTAGCACTTGGATTCTTTTCAAAGCTGCTAATACACTACTGTCTGGCTGGCATTATCCTCTCAATAGCTCTTTTAGGTAGCA
This sequence is a window from Homo sapiens chromosome 12, GRCh38.p14 Primary Assembly. Protein-coding genes within it:
- the KRT72 gene encoding keratin, type II cytoskeletal 72 isoform 2 (isoform 2 is encoded by transcript variant 3), whose translation is MSRQLTHFPRGERLGFSGCSAVLSGGIGSSSASFRARVKGSASFGSKSLSCLGGSRSLALSAAARRGGGRLGGFVGTAFGSAGLGPKCPSVCPPGGIPQVTVNKSLLAPLNVEMDPEIQRVRAQEREQIKALNNKFASFIDKVRFLEQQNQVLETKWNLLQQLDLNNCRKNLEPIYEGYISNLQKQLEMLSGDGVRLDSELRNMQDLVEDYKKRYEVEINRRTAAENEFVVLKKDVDAAYMNKVELQAKVDSLTDEIKFFKCLYEGEITQIQSHISDTSIVLSMDNNRDLDLDSIIAEVRAQYEEIALKSKAEAETLYQTKCADLETAIADAEQRGDCALKDARAKLDELEGALHQAKEELARMLREYQELVSLKLALDMEIATYRKLLESEECRMSGEYPNSVSISVISSTNAGAGGAGFSMGFGASSSYSYKTAAADVKTKGSCGSELKDPLAKTSGSSCATKKASR